A stretch of the Lactuca sativa cultivar Salinas chromosome 9, Lsat_Salinas_v11, whole genome shotgun sequence genome encodes the following:
- the LOC111888189 gene encoding ABC transporter C family member 3 isoform X1, which translates to MFYNSPMNTATDFLLSPVFLHGCVASIQFLFLLFILISWVWKRFRIDRSQTVVAKRSFGYLCFKQTLFCSLVLSLFNLVLCFLNNFYWYRNGWTYEKIVTLLHAVLGTLIWLFVSVYLHTLVSNSSTQSSKYPFVLRVWWVFFFTVSCYSLVVDYIHYRKTHNLPSMFFVSDSVSSLLGLFLCFVGLSHKSQEEGQSHNLEEPLLNSSSDRVRGESEIPSTYQNASFFNLLTFSWMSSVISKGNKKPLDLEDVPQLADMDSVKHVFPILLEKVQSLSNGNNQITTFGLTKALIYIIWKEVVITGFLALASSLLSFVGPYLIDTFVRYLNGQKDYKYQGFILVATFFVSKVVGCFTQRHWWFKLQQAGIRARSALVAMIYQKGLTISGQSKQGNSSGEMINLMAVDAERVAFYAWHMHDFWLLLVQVGVALALLYKNLGLAAIASLVATIFVLLANLPLGNIQEKIQDDLMKSKDNRMKATSEILRNMRILKLQGWEMKFLSKIIKLRDEEESALKKYMYTLSLTSFIFWGAPIVVAVVTFATCLFFGIPLESGKVLSALATFKILQEPIYNIPDSISAFFQTKVSLNRIATHLRLTDIDSNAIDKLPPGSSDVAVEIINGNFAWDANASSSNLTLKDINIRVNHGMRVAVCGTVGSGKSSLLSCILGEVSKISGSVKVEGTKAYVAQSPWIQSGKIEDNILFGREMDRERYDNVLEACSLKKDLEILSFGDQTVIGERGINLSGGQKQRIQIARALYQDADIYLFDDPFSAVDAHTGSHLFKECMLQFLDSKTVIYITHQVEFLPAADLIFVLKDGRITQAGKYNDILNSGSDFMDLVGAHKEALSAIDSMETNVQEGTTSSKKNTNDTQNSKTDDISGSKAQLVQEEEREKGKVGFSVYWKYINTAYGGTLAPFIVLAEILFQILQIGSSYWMTWGSPVSESDPAPVTGSTLIMVYVVLSVGCALCILARGLLLATFAYKAATLVFHKMHFSIFRSPMSFFDSTPSGRILNRASTDQSAVDMDIPNQLGIFVFTIIQLLGIIVVMSQAAWQVIFIFVPVGIMCIRLKQYYLPSAREMSRLFGVCKGPLIQNFAETISGSTTIRSFDQQGRFQDTNLKLNDDFARPKFHAIAAREWLGIRLDMLSSFTFAVFLIFLISIPEGTIDPSIAGLAAIYGLTLNTLQGLVLWTLTNLENKIISVERIFQYSSIPSEPPLVIESNRPDDQWPSQGEVDIRHLQVRYAPHMPLVLRGLTCTFKGGMKTGIVGRTGSGKSTLIQTLFRLVDPAAGEILIDGINISTIGLHDLRSKLSIIPQDPTMFEGSIRSNLDPLEEYTDDKIWEALDKCQLGDEVRSKIGKLGSSVTENGENWSVGQRQLVCLGRVLLKKTKVLVLDEATASVDTATDGMIQQTLAQHFTDSTVIMIAHRITSVLDSDMVLVLEQGLIDEYDSPTKLLEDKSSSFAKLVAEYSMRSNSSFENLAAR; encoded by the exons ATGTTTTACAATTCTCCGATGAACACGGCTACCGATTTCTTGTTAAGCCCAGTTTTCTTACATGGGTGTGTTGCCTCGATACAATTTCTGTTCTTGCTTTTCATATTAATCTCTTGGGTTTGGAAAAGATTCAGGATTGATAGAAGTCAAACTGTGGTTGCAAAACGGAGTTTTGGGtatttgtgtttcaaacaaactcTGTTTTGTTCTCTTGTTCTATCACTCTTCAACCTAGTTTTGTGTTTCTTGAACAATTTTTATTGGTATAGAAATGGATGGACTTATGAAAAGATTGTCACCCTTTTGCATGCTGTTCTTGGAACACTTATCTGGTTATTCGTTTCTGTGTATTTGCACACACTCGTCTCGAATTCGTCGACACAATCTTCAAAGTACCCATTTGTCTTACGGGTTTGGTGGGTGTTTTTCTTTACTGTTTCTTGTTATTCCCTTGTAGTAGATTATATTCACTACAGAAAAACCCATAACTTACCTTCCATGTTCTTTGTGTCCGATTCCGTGTCCAGTCTCCTGGGTTTGTTTCTCTGTTTTGTGGGGTTGTCCCACAAGAGCCAAGAAGAAGGTCAAAGTCACAATCTTGAAGAACCCCTTTTGAATTCTAGTAGCGATAGAGTTAGGGGCGAGAGCGAGATTCCATCAACTTACCAAAACGCAAGCTTCTTTAACCTGCTGACATTTTCTTGGATGAGTTCCGTAATCTCAAAAGGGAATAAAAAACCATTAGACCTTGAAGATGTTCCACAGCTAGCAGATATGGATAGTGTGAAACACGTCTTTCCTATCTTGTTAGAAAAAGTACAGTCTTTAAGCAATGGGAATAACCAAATCACTACATTCGGTCTCACAAAAGCTTTAATTTACATCATATGGAAAGAAGTTGTTATCACTGGATTCCTTGCTTTAGCATCTTCTTTGTTGAGTTTTGTGGGTCCTTACCTCATAGACACATTCGTTCGATACCTTAACGGACAAAAAGATTACAAATACCAAGGTTTTATTTTGGTGGCTACATTTTTCGTTTCAAAAGTGGTGGGGTGTTTCACACAAAGACACTGGTGGTTCAAGCTCCAACAAGCAGGGATTCGTGCCAGGTCAGCCCTAGTTGCCATGATATACCAAAAGGGTTTGACCATTTCTGGTCAGTCAAAGCAGGGGAACTCGAGTGGTGAAATGATCAACTTGATGGCAGTTGATGCCGAAAGAGTAGCTTTTTACGCTTGGCATATGCATGATTTTTGGTTACTTCTCGTGCAAGTAGGTGTTGCCTTAGCACTTTTATATAAAAATTTAGGACTTGCAGCCATTGCTTCATTAGTTGCcacaatttttgttttgttagcaAATCTTCCACTAGGGAATATACAAGAAAAGATTCAAGACGACTTGATGAAATCTAAAGATAATCGGATGAAAGCAACATCTGAaatcttgagaaacatgaggatTCTTAAACTTCAAGGTTGGGAGATGAAGTTTCTGTCAAAAATCATTAAActtcgtgatgaagaagaaagcgCGTTGAAGAAATACATGTACACTTTATCCCTCACTTCTTTCATATTCTGGGGTGCTCCTATTGTTGTAGCGGTTGTCACTTTTGCCACGTGTCTATTTTTCGGCATTCCACTTGAATCAGGGAAGGTACTTTCTGCATTagcaacatttaaaatacttcaaGAACCTATTTACAATATTCCAGACTCGATCTCAGCGTTTTTCCAAACTAAAGTCTCACTAAACCGCATTGCTACACACCTTCGCCTCACAGACATAGATTCCAACGCGATAGATAAGCTGCCACCTGGCAGTTCTGACGTGGCAGTTGAGATCATCAATGGAAACTTCGCATGGGATGCAAATGCTTCCTCTTCTAACCTGACACTGAAAGATATAAACATTAGAGTGAATCATGGCATGAGAGTTGCTGTTTGTGGGACTGTTGGCTCAGGGAAATCAAGCTTACTTTCTTGTATTTTGGGAGAAGTGTCGAAGATATCAGGAAGTGTGAAAGTTGAAGGAACAAAGGCGTATGTGGCTCAATCACCATGGATACAAAGTGGAAAGATTGAAGATAATATTTTGTTTGGTAGAGAGATGGATAGAGAGAGGTATGATAATGTTCTTGAAGCGTGTTCCTTGAAGAAAGATCTTGAAATCTTGTCATTTGGTGATCAAACGGTTATTGGTGAGAGAGGGATTAATTTGAGTGGGGGTCAGAAGCAGAGGATACAGATTGCACGGGCTCTTTATCAAGATGCGGATATATATCTTTTTGATGACCCGTTCAGCGCGGTTGATGCTCATACCGGCAGTCATCTTTTTAAG GAATGCATGTTGCAATTTCTAGACTCGAAGACAGTGATTTACATTACACATCAAGTCGAGTTCTTACCAGCTGCAGATCTCATCTTC GTTTTGAAAGATGGAAGAATTACACAAGCCGGAAAGTACAATGACATTCTCAATTCAGGAAGCGACTTTATGGACCTTGTTGGCGCACACAAAGAAGCATTATCAGCAATCGATTCCATGGAGACAAATGTGCAAGAAGGAACCACAAGTTCCAAGAAGAACACAAACGATACTCAAAATAGTAAAACAGATGATATTTCAGGTTCAAAAGCACAGCTTGTTCAAGAAGAAGAACGAGAAAAAGGGAAAGTAGGTTTTTCAGTCTACTGGAAATACATAAACACGGCTTATGGAGGAACACTTGCACCATTTATAGTATTGGCAGAAATTTTGTTCCAGATACTACAAATTGGAAGCAGTTACTGGATGACTTGGGGATCTCCAGTTTCCGAAAGTGATCCAGCCCCTGTTACTGGATCAACCCTAATCATGGTTTATGTAGTTTTATCAGTTGGATGCGCTTTGTGCATACTTGCAAGAGGCTTGCTTCTTGCAACTTTTGCGTATAAAGCAGCCACTCTTGTCTTCCACAAAATGCACTTCTCCATATTCCGTTCACCCATGTCGTTCTTTGACTCTACTCCAAGTGGACGAATACTAAATAGA GCATCTACAGACCAAAGTGCCGTGGACATGGACATCCCTAACCAACTTGGAATATTTGTATTCACAATCATTCAACTTCTTGGCATCATTGTGGTAATGTCACAGGCTGCTTGGCAGGTGATCTTTATATTTGTGCCTGTGGGCATAATGTGCATCAGGTTAAAGCAATATTACTTGCCTTCAGCAAGAGAAATGTCACGGCTATTTGGAGTTTGTAAAGGCCCCTTGATACAAAACTTTGCTGAAACAATATCAGGATCAACTACAATCAGAAGCTTTGATCAACAAGGCAGATTCCAGGACACGAATCTGAAACTGAATGATGATTTTGCAAGGCCAAAGTTTCATGCTATTGCTGCCAGGGAATGGTTAGGCATACGTTTGGACATGCTGTCTTCTTTCACGTTTGCTGTGTTTTTAATATTCTTGATTTCTATCCCTGAAGGAACTATTGATCCAA GTATTGCGGGATTGGCTGCTATTTATGGTCTTACATTGAACACATTGCAAGGATTGGTTTTATGGACTCTTACCAACCTTGAAAACAAAATTATTTCGGTTGAAAGAATATTTCAGTATTCTTCTATACCTAGTGAACCTCCTCTTGTTATAGAATCAAATAGGCCTGATGATCAGTGGCCATCACAGGGAGAAGTTGACATCCGTCATCTTCag GTTCGATATGCACCACATATGCCACTTGTGTTGCGAGGTCTTACATGCACTTTCAAGGGAGGAATGAAGACTGGGATTGTGGGAAGAACGGGTAGTGGAAAGTCAACTCTGATACAAACACTCTTCCGCCTTGTGGACCCCGCAGCTGGAGAGATTCTCATCGATGGAATTAACATATCAACAATCGGACTTCATGATCTTCGTTCAAAATTGAGCATAATTCCTCAAGATCCTACCATGTTTGAAGGAAGTATTCGAAGCAACTTGGATCCCCTTGAAGAGTATACAGATGATAAGATTTGGGAG GCTCTCGATAAGTGTCAGCTTGGAGATGAAGTGAGGAGCAAGATAGGGAAGCTTGGCTCATCAG TGACTGAGAATGGAGAGAACTGGAGTGTGGGTCAAAGGCAGCTGGTGTGTCTAGGGCGTGTGCTACTGAAGAAAACAAAAGTGTTGGTTCTTGATGAGGCTACTGCATCAGTTGACACAGCAACTGATGGAATGATTCAGCAAACACTTGCACAACACTTCACAGATTCCACAGTGATAATGATTGCTCATCGTATCACTTCTGTGCTTGATAGTGACATGGTTTTGGTTCTAGAACAAGGTCTGATTGATGAATATGATTCTCCAACAAAGTTGTTGGAAGATAAATCGTCTTCATTTGCAAAGCTTGTTGCAGAGTATAGTATGAGATCAAATTCAAGTTTTGAAAACTTAGCAGCAAGATAA